A genomic segment from Halodesulfovibrio sp. MK-HDV encodes:
- a CDS encoding TOBE domain-containing protein, whose translation MPKALATPRVLRYSRALEMVRGGVPLLVVSNVLGHLSADVLASFRNYTNDDVTSIVRKAHNEMQRRTSARNSFVGHVARVSADGIMAEVEVVTESGMSIFSLITEESLRTLKICIGTPVVATIKAPYIDISKQYACNNEGCRNKFTCSVERIASTEVLSEVTGHLEDGSGICSLVSKNVIDSLNIDVGSLVDVYFKELSVVLHSVY comes from the coding sequence TTGCCGAAAGCTTTGGCAACGCCGAGAGTGTTGCGGTACAGCCGTGCTCTGGAAATGGTGCGCGGCGGTGTCCCGCTACTGGTAGTCAGTAACGTGCTCGGGCATCTGTCCGCAGATGTTCTGGCCAGTTTTCGAAATTATACAAATGATGATGTGACTTCGATCGTCCGCAAAGCGCATAATGAGATGCAGCGTAGGACAAGTGCCCGTAACTCATTTGTGGGGCATGTAGCGCGAGTGTCAGCTGATGGCATAATGGCTGAAGTTGAGGTTGTAACCGAATCCGGCATGTCCATTTTCTCTCTGATCACAGAAGAAAGTTTGCGTACTTTGAAAATTTGTATCGGGACTCCTGTAGTTGCGACTATTAAAGCTCCTTATATTGATATTAGTAAGCAATACGCTTGTAATAATGAGGGGTGCAGGAATAAATTTACGTGCAGTGTGGAACGTATTGCATCAACAGAAGTGTTATCTGAGGTAACGGGCCATCTGGAAGATGGTAGCGGTATATGTTCACTTGTTTCTAAAAACGTGATTGATTCTTTAAATATTGATGTTGGAAGTTTAGTTGACGTCTATTTTAAAGAGCTTTCAGTTGTACTCCATTCTGTATATTAG
- the modA gene encoding molybdate ABC transporter substrate-binding protein has product MKLLLTLMMALCVSLPANAQAANLIIAQAANFMPAMQEIIPAFEKETGIKVQATYTSTGKLYGQIISGAPFDMFLAADTLRPEKLFAENLVQEPFIYAKGRIVLWTRNEKLCGKSWKESISSPDVTHIAIANTETAPYGTVAKIALEKEQLWTTIQPKLAIGQSISQVFQYVATRAADAGFCAYSYMFTPEGKNGCFVPVKEAPMVIQKACILKSTPNKQAAEKFAAFLGSPTVTAIKSKYGYE; this is encoded by the coding sequence ATGAAACTACTGCTTACCCTTATGATGGCTCTTTGCGTATCTCTGCCAGCTAATGCACAGGCAGCTAATCTCATAATTGCTCAGGCTGCGAACTTTATGCCCGCGATGCAAGAGATTATTCCTGCTTTTGAAAAAGAAACAGGGATCAAAGTGCAGGCAACCTACACTTCCACAGGCAAGCTGTACGGACAGATCATCAGCGGTGCTCCATTTGACATGTTCCTTGCTGCCGACACTCTTCGCCCTGAAAAATTATTTGCTGAAAACCTTGTGCAGGAACCTTTCATCTATGCAAAGGGACGTATTGTTCTTTGGACACGTAATGAAAAGCTCTGTGGAAAGTCGTGGAAAGAGAGCATCAGCTCCCCTGATGTTACCCACATTGCCATTGCTAATACAGAGACTGCTCCATACGGCACCGTGGCGAAGATTGCATTGGAAAAAGAACAACTCTGGACAACTATTCAGCCCAAACTTGCCATCGGACAATCAATCTCTCAGGTGTTCCAGTATGTGGCTACCAGAGCAGCAGATGCAGGTTTTTGTGCGTACTCTTACATGTTCACACCTGAAGGAAAAAATGGATGCTTTGTCCCAGTGAAAGAAGCACCAATGGTTATCCAGAAAGCATGTATTCTTAAAAGTACACCCAATAAACAAGCAGCAGAAAAATTTGCAGCATTTCTCGGTTCCCCGACAGTAACGGCCATCAAAAGTAAATACGGGTACGAATAA
- the modB gene encoding molybdate ABC transporter permease subunit, with protein sequence MTLEPLLLSAKLAFCTMVLIPLLAFPPAYFLAFGKCRGKSILDALITLPMVIPPTVLGFGLLILMTPSGAVGSTWQSLTGDRLIFSFAGILFASLIFNLPFAVQPLRASFEKLDKRLLESAAVLGLSPFQTFYRVILPNCVSGIVASSILVFAHSLGEFGVILMVGGSIPGRTQVASIAIFEAVEALRYDDAIYMSAALVPVCFVFLLVINAVNGRQQS encoded by the coding sequence ATGACGCTAGAGCCTCTCCTCCTCTCAGCAAAACTAGCGTTTTGTACTATGGTGCTCATTCCGTTACTTGCGTTTCCCCCTGCATATTTCCTCGCCTTTGGAAAATGCAGAGGGAAAAGCATTCTGGATGCTCTCATCACGCTGCCCATGGTTATCCCCCCAACGGTTCTCGGTTTCGGGCTGCTCATTCTTATGACACCCTCGGGAGCCGTCGGTTCAACATGGCAGAGCCTGACAGGCGACAGGCTCATATTCAGCTTTGCGGGTATTCTATTTGCGTCCCTCATTTTCAATCTACCCTTTGCAGTGCAGCCACTGCGAGCGTCGTTTGAAAAACTGGACAAACGATTACTGGAAAGTGCGGCAGTCTTAGGACTGTCTCCATTCCAAACGTTTTACCGTGTCATACTCCCAAACTGTGTAAGCGGCATCGTGGCAAGTTCCATTTTGGTGTTCGCCCACAGCCTTGGGGAGTTCGGTGTTATTCTTATGGTCGGCGGCAGCATACCGGGGCGGACGCAGGTTGCATCTATTGCAATCTTCGAAGCAGTTGAAGCACTTCGATATGATGACGCCATCTATATGTCTGCGGCACTGGTACCTGTATGTTTTGTCTTTCTCTTAGTCATCAACGCCGTCAACGGGAGGCAGCAGTCATGA
- a CDS encoding ATP-binding cassette domain-containing protein: MTLTLSVSKQLENITVQLETTCPSNTLTAIVGPSGSGKTTLIRMLAGLETPDSGTISCNDNVWFSSTSGIAVPPQRRHVGLVFQDYTLFPHLTVEKNILFAAVKPETVPELLQTFGIEHIKHKKPHSISGGERQRAAFCQALAREPVALLLDEPFSALDVTTRRKLQHLLLEIKTRLPIPIIHVTHDLEEATLLGDTIIAMEQGKLSPNWLNTQLLAAHQAAQSNIMYEQCHHCGMKPITPITTLSEKQNAGIS, encoded by the coding sequence ATGACGCTTACACTTTCCGTATCCAAACAGCTTGAAAACATTACCGTACAGCTTGAAACAACCTGTCCGTCTAATACGTTGACAGCGATTGTCGGCCCTTCCGGCTCTGGAAAGACAACCCTTATCCGTATGCTTGCAGGACTTGAGACTCCGGACAGCGGCACTATAAGCTGTAACGACAATGTCTGGTTTTCCAGCACATCCGGCATAGCAGTTCCCCCGCAACGTCGGCATGTCGGACTGGTATTTCAGGACTACACGCTCTTCCCGCATCTTACGGTAGAAAAGAACATTCTCTTTGCCGCAGTAAAGCCGGAAACCGTGCCTGAATTGCTACAGACGTTTGGAATTGAGCACATAAAACACAAAAAGCCGCACTCCATTTCTGGTGGAGAACGGCAACGGGCAGCATTCTGTCAGGCACTGGCACGGGAACCAGTGGCACTACTATTAGATGAACCGTTTTCGGCGCTTGATGTAACAACACGTCGGAAACTTCAACACTTGCTGTTAGAAATAAAAACGCGACTTCCGATCCCAATTATCCATGTGACACATGATCTGGAAGAGGCTACCCTGCTTGGTGACACCATTATCGCAATGGAACAGGGAAAACTTTCTCCAAACTGGCTTAATACACAGTTGCTTGCGGCGCATCAGGCCGCTCAAAGCAACATCATGTATGAACAATGCCACCACTGTGGCATGAAACCCATAACGCCGATCACAACGTTAAGCGAGAAACAGAATGCAGGCATTAGCTAA
- a CDS encoding Rossmann-like domain-containing protein, which produces MQALANIHEQALSHWKEQNILHEKIVVSAKPLTAEEAIGKPDDLDYPIQQGKEHLMEATFNGYKGQAFTGSRGTFSGTLADIAALPLTDDFNRAIFVATLNAVGCAYDNTTNTIHCKDNEPKECAKQLREYIQKKYGKCRITIIGFQPMMTEALQSDFEVRLVDLDPNNIGQVKRGVMVEGKESTNEAIAWADLLLITGTTLANNSIDLFLTDKPVIFYGTTIAGAAPYMNWERFCPMSK; this is translated from the coding sequence ATGCAGGCATTAGCTAATATCCACGAGCAGGCTCTTTCCCATTGGAAAGAACAAAATATTCTTCATGAAAAAATTGTCGTCTCCGCCAAGCCGCTCACCGCTGAGGAAGCTATCGGTAAGCCCGATGATCTGGACTACCCAATTCAGCAGGGCAAAGAGCATCTGATGGAAGCCACATTCAACGGCTACAAAGGTCAGGCTTTCACCGGCAGCCGCGGCACCTTCTCCGGAACACTTGCAGATATTGCAGCCCTTCCGCTTACCGACGATTTTAACCGCGCCATCTTTGTAGCAACACTCAATGCCGTAGGCTGTGCTTATGACAACACAACCAACACCATTCACTGTAAAGACAATGAACCAAAAGAGTGTGCGAAACAGCTTCGCGAATATATTCAAAAAAAATACGGAAAATGCCGCATCACAATTATCGGTTTCCAGCCAATGATGACCGAAGCGCTTCAGTCAGACTTTGAAGTCCGTCTTGTCGATCTTGATCCCAACAACATCGGACAAGTAAAGCGCGGCGTGATGGTAGAGGGCAAAGAAAGTACAAACGAGGCAATAGCATGGGCAGACCTGCTACTGATAACAGGCACTACGCTTGCCAACAACTCCATCGATCTCTTCCTCACCGACAAACCGGTTATCTTTTATGGAACCACCATTGCCGGTGCTGCACCATACATGAACTGGGAACGCTTCTGTCCTATGAGCAAATAG
- a CDS encoding winged helix-turn-helix domain-containing protein: MQAKRVKYKLWLEKDGEMLFGSGGAVLLEQIDALGSLSGASKELGMSYRRAWGRLKKLEESIGEDLVTKVGGNKKGYRLTETGRRFITSYREAEKKMDQAAQKIMKDCFNWVR, translated from the coding sequence ATGCAAGCGAAGAGAGTAAAGTACAAACTGTGGCTGGAAAAGGACGGCGAAATGCTGTTCGGTTCAGGTGGCGCGGTACTGCTTGAGCAAATTGACGCGCTGGGATCTCTTTCTGGAGCGTCGAAAGAATTGGGGATGTCGTACAGAAGGGCGTGGGGACGCTTAAAGAAATTGGAAGAAAGTATCGGGGAAGACTTGGTGACAAAAGTCGGGGGAAACAAAAAAGGATACCGCCTTACAGAAACTGGAAGACGGTTTATTACATCCTATAGAGAAGCGGAAAAGAAAATGGATCAAGCAGCTCAAAAAATTATGAAAGACTGCTTCAACTGGGTTCGGTAA
- a CDS encoding molybdopterin-binding protein, with translation MQAVPVQNSIGMVLCHDITRIVPGEAKGPAFKKGHIVKAEDIPTLLDIGKEHLYVLNLTENQIHENEAAARIAKAVSGEGITLSDVSEGRVNLIANKGLLSIDVEKVHEINAIEEVVLSTMHDGLHVMTERPVAGTRIVPLVTDRSKVEEVEAVCAKGGPVIQVKPFKHHRVGVVTTGSEVYNGRITDKFGPVIRKKFHELGSSVAEQVFVPDDQQMTTDAITSFLDQGMDFVVVTGGMSVDPDDRTPASIRDTGADVVTYGSPTFPGAMFMLAYKDGRPIIGLPGCVMYYRASIFDLIVPRILAGETITRRDITNLGHGGFCAGCDTCHFPLCSFGKSS, from the coding sequence ATGCAGGCAGTTCCAGTTCAAAATTCAATTGGTATGGTTCTTTGTCACGACATCACTCGGATCGTTCCGGGCGAGGCTAAAGGCCCTGCGTTCAAGAAAGGCCACATTGTCAAAGCTGAGGACATCCCGACCCTTCTCGATATTGGTAAAGAGCACCTCTACGTGCTTAATCTTACCGAAAATCAAATTCATGAAAACGAAGCCGCTGCCCGTATAGCAAAAGCCGTTTCCGGTGAAGGCATCACTCTAAGTGATGTTTCTGAAGGACGAGTAAACCTTATTGCAAACAAAGGGCTGCTGTCCATCGATGTTGAAAAAGTACATGAGATTAATGCCATTGAAGAAGTTGTGCTCTCAACAATGCACGACGGTTTGCATGTTATGACAGAGCGCCCTGTTGCAGGTACCCGCATTGTTCCTCTCGTTACCGATCGATCCAAGGTTGAAGAAGTAGAAGCTGTTTGCGCCAAGGGCGGCCCTGTTATTCAGGTTAAGCCGTTCAAACATCATAGAGTAGGTGTCGTTACCACCGGTAGCGAAGTTTACAATGGTAGAATTACAGATAAGTTCGGCCCTGTAATCCGTAAAAAATTTCACGAACTCGGGTCAAGCGTTGCGGAACAGGTTTTTGTTCCCGACGACCAGCAAATGACAACAGATGCCATCACCTCGTTCCTCGATCAGGGAATGGATTTTGTTGTTGTAACAGGCGGCATGTCTGTTGACCCAGATGACAGAACACCCGCCAGTATCCGCGACACCGGAGCAGATGTAGTTACCTACGGCTCCCCTACCTTCCCCGGTGCCATGTTTATGCTCGCCTACAAGGATGGCCGACCTATCATCGGACTTCCCGGCTGCGTCATGTACTACCGCGCCAGTATCTTTGATCTCATCGTACCACGCATTCTCGCAGGCGAAACCATTACCCGTAGAGATATTACGAACTTAGGACACGGCGGCTTTTGTGCCGGCTGCGACACATGCCACTTCCCGCTGTGTTCCTTTGGTAAATCGTCATAA